The proteins below come from a single Leifsonia sp. 1010 genomic window:
- a CDS encoding aminoglycoside phosphotransferase family protein, with protein MSDTPAADITTDGALVARLLAEQHPDLEGELRLVSDGWDNQLYRLGDRLAVRVPRREAAAHLIEHEQRMLPGIAERVSVRVPVPVRVGAPSPTFPWPWSVVEWFDGVDGASVGAAGRVGLAEPLARFLGELAVPAPEAPQNPVRGIPLAERREAVATRLRSLSGRMEVADLEQAWREALDAPAWDGPPLLLHGDLHPGNLLLGHDGDLVAVVDFGDVTSGDPATDLATAWLTFDREARERFRRALPVTPDAATWARARGWAVTMASALAMASDDNPRMAALARHTLAQIPE; from the coding sequence GTGAGTGACACACCCGCCGCCGACATCACCACCGACGGGGCGCTGGTCGCCCGGCTGCTCGCGGAGCAGCATCCCGACCTCGAGGGCGAACTCCGCCTGGTCAGCGACGGCTGGGACAACCAGCTGTACCGGCTCGGCGACCGCCTCGCGGTCCGCGTCCCGCGCCGTGAGGCCGCCGCGCACCTCATCGAGCACGAGCAGCGCATGCTCCCCGGGATCGCGGAACGGGTGAGCGTGCGCGTTCCCGTCCCGGTCCGCGTCGGGGCTCCGTCCCCGACCTTCCCCTGGCCGTGGAGCGTCGTCGAGTGGTTCGACGGCGTCGACGGCGCGTCCGTCGGCGCCGCGGGCCGCGTCGGCCTGGCCGAGCCGCTCGCGCGCTTCCTCGGCGAGCTCGCCGTGCCCGCCCCGGAGGCGCCGCAGAACCCGGTGCGCGGGATACCGCTCGCCGAACGCCGCGAGGCGGTCGCGACGCGGCTCCGCTCGCTGTCCGGACGCATGGAGGTCGCCGACCTCGAACAGGCGTGGCGCGAGGCCCTCGACGCGCCCGCCTGGGACGGACCGCCCCTGCTCCTCCACGGCGACCTGCACCCCGGCAACCTGCTGCTGGGCCACGATGGCGACCTGGTCGCCGTGGTCGACTTCGGCGACGTCACATCCGGCGACCCGGCGACGGATCTCGCGACCGCGTGGCTGACCTTCGATCGGGAGGCGCGCGAGCGGTTCCGGCGTGCGCTTCCCGTCACGCCGGATGCGGCGACGTGGGCGCGAGCACGCGGGTGGGCGGTGACGATGGCGTCCGCTCTGGCCATGGCGTCGGACGACAATCCGCGCATGGCCGCGCTGGCCCGGCACACGCTCGCGCAGATCCCGGAGTAG
- a CDS encoding fatty acid desaturase has product MTATVLGPIRTTKPRSGRPSVTSTYSELLSEVRSEGLLERRRGFYITTFAVLILALVGAFAGIVLLGDSWFVLLIAGALGIIFTQLAFVAHEASHRQVFDSGPANDRAGRFLATWMVGMSYHWWMTKHTRHHANPNTIGKDPDIARDTISFTEADAARSTGILRALTRRQGYLFFPLLLLEGVNLHFTSLRTLFGKAPVPGRGRELSAIFIRFGIYLSAVFLLMPVGVAFAFLGVQLAVFGLYMGASFAPNHKGMPQLPEGSRVSFLDKQVRTSRNIRGGWWMNILMGGLNHQVEHHLFPSMPRPHLARARELTIAHCAANEVPYTETSLVRSYTIVIQYLNRVGLAARDPFDCPAAGAYRRA; this is encoded by the coding sequence GTGACCGCAACCGTTCTCGGTCCGATCCGGACCACCAAGCCCCGCTCCGGACGGCCGTCCGTGACGAGCACGTACAGCGAACTCCTGTCGGAGGTTCGCAGCGAGGGTCTCCTCGAACGTCGTCGGGGCTTCTACATCACCACGTTCGCGGTCCTCATCCTCGCGCTCGTGGGCGCATTCGCCGGGATCGTCCTGCTGGGCGACTCGTGGTTCGTCCTCCTGATCGCCGGAGCACTCGGCATCATCTTCACCCAGCTCGCCTTCGTGGCGCACGAGGCCTCACACCGTCAGGTGTTCGACTCCGGCCCCGCCAACGACCGCGCCGGGCGTTTTCTCGCGACCTGGATGGTCGGCATGAGCTACCACTGGTGGATGACGAAGCACACCCGTCACCACGCCAACCCGAACACCATCGGGAAAGACCCCGACATCGCCCGTGACACGATCTCGTTCACCGAGGCGGACGCCGCCCGGTCCACGGGCATCCTGCGCGCACTGACGCGTCGCCAGGGCTACCTCTTCTTCCCGCTGCTGCTGCTCGAGGGCGTCAACCTCCACTTCACGTCGCTGCGGACCCTCTTCGGCAAGGCGCCGGTCCCCGGCCGCGGCCGTGAGCTCTCCGCCATCTTCATCCGATTCGGCATCTACCTCAGTGCTGTCTTCCTGCTGATGCCGGTCGGCGTCGCCTTCGCGTTCCTCGGAGTGCAGCTCGCCGTGTTCGGCCTGTACATGGGGGCGTCCTTCGCCCCCAACCACAAGGGCATGCCGCAGCTGCCCGAGGGCTCGCGCGTCAGCTTCCTCGACAAGCAGGTGCGCACCTCCCGCAACATCCGCGGCGGATGGTGGATGAACATCCTCATGGGCGGTCTCAACCACCAGGTCGAGCACCACCTCTTCCCGAGCATGCCGCGGCCGCACCTGGCGCGCGCTCGTGAACTGACAATCGCGCACTGCGCGGCGAACGAGGTGCCGTACACCGAGACGTCGCTGGTCCGGTCGTACACCATCGTCATCCAGTACCTGAACCGCGTCGGCCTCGCGGCCCGCGACCCGTTCGACTGCCCGGCCGCCGGGGCCTACCGCCGGGCCTGA
- a CDS encoding cold-shock protein, whose translation MATGTVKWFSTEKGYGFIAPDDGTADVFAHFSEIASQGEFRNLAENQKVEYEVTRGPKGLQASNIRPV comes from the coding sequence ATGGCCACAGGTACCGTCAAATGGTTCAGCACGGAGAAGGGCTACGGCTTCATTGCCCCGGATGACGGCACGGCCGACGTCTTCGCCCACTTCAGCGAGATCGCGTCGCAGGGCGAGTTCCGCAACCTGGCCGAGAATCAGAAGGTCGAGTACGAGGTGACCCGCGGCCCCAAGGGCCTCCAGGCATCCAACATCCGACCGGTCTGA
- a CDS encoding ATP-dependent DNA ligase codes for MGYMVYDSSTMITFEDRVLAHLEVVIVSKLRRKESFALSWRETAENGDGRSTVWIDPSIPLRFRFSGSRPPTLDRDWIERLAAAAASSSGLIAVDEDGQPVVGSTHERGL; via the coding sequence ATGGGATACATGGTCTACGACAGCAGCACGATGATCACGTTCGAGGATCGCGTCCTCGCGCACCTCGAAGTGGTGATCGTGTCGAAGCTGCGCCGCAAGGAGTCGTTCGCTCTGAGCTGGCGCGAGACCGCGGAGAACGGCGACGGTCGCTCGACCGTCTGGATCGACCCCTCCATCCCCCTGCGTTTCCGGTTCAGCGGCTCACGACCGCCGACACTCGACCGCGACTGGATCGAGCGCCTCGCGGCCGCGGCGGCCAGCTCCTCCGGCCTGATCGCCGTGGATGAGGACGGCCAGCCGGTCGTCGGGTCCACCCACGAGCGGGGCCTCTGA